One genomic region from Pyramidobacter piscolens W5455 encodes:
- a CDS encoding PIN/TRAM domain-containing protein: MTDGLKKIVRYSCGALLGLLGALAGYQAGAPILREYLPDTFLFHGLAIVLSIAVFGFIGVLLGPYFMKLLHDVGLLFERQLRSTAWPEIVAALTGMIVGLVLANLLVLPFSDTPFGPYLTVLLNVLIGFVMAWIFVTRQEDIRGAMASVKERLSQKRKIRAGKVPAEESEDPEPATDPVPRKILDTSVIIDGRILDIAKTGFLQGTLILPSFVLLELQTVADSKDQNRRARGRMGLDVVKELQKLQQVKLALIEASLADYHTEFVDSAVVSMAKRFGCDVLTTDYNLNKVAQIQNVRVLNVNDLANAMKPALLPGDEVTVNVIKEGKDARQGIGYLDNGTMLVVEDGGPFIGKTVEVTLSSLLQTSAGRMVFGRVKREVKS; this comes from the coding sequence TCAGGGAGTATCTTCCCGACACGTTTCTTTTCCACGGACTGGCGATCGTTCTTTCCATTGCCGTTTTCGGCTTTATTGGCGTCCTTCTGGGGCCGTATTTCATGAAATTGCTTCACGACGTCGGACTGCTTTTCGAACGTCAGCTGCGCAGCACGGCCTGGCCCGAGATCGTCGCCGCCCTGACGGGCATGATCGTCGGGCTCGTGCTGGCCAACCTGCTCGTTCTGCCCTTTTCCGACACGCCCTTCGGGCCTTACCTGACGGTGCTGTTGAACGTGCTGATCGGCTTCGTCATGGCCTGGATCTTCGTGACTCGGCAGGAAGACATCCGCGGCGCCATGGCTTCGGTGAAAGAGCGTCTCAGTCAGAAGCGGAAGATCCGCGCCGGAAAAGTTCCGGCGGAAGAGAGCGAAGACCCTGAGCCGGCGACCGATCCGGTGCCGCGCAAGATCCTTGACACCAGCGTGATCATCGACGGGCGCATTCTCGACATTGCGAAGACGGGGTTCCTTCAGGGAACTTTGATCCTGCCGTCGTTCGTGCTGCTCGAGCTGCAGACCGTGGCCGACTCGAAGGACCAGAACCGCCGCGCCCGCGGCCGCATGGGACTGGACGTCGTCAAGGAGCTGCAGAAACTCCAGCAGGTGAAACTCGCTCTGATCGAGGCGTCGCTGGCCGACTACCACACCGAGTTCGTGGATTCGGCGGTGGTATCCATGGCCAAAAGATTCGGCTGCGACGTGCTCACGACCGACTATAACCTGAACAAAGTCGCGCAGATCCAGAACGTGCGCGTGCTGAACGTCAATGATCTGGCCAACGCGATGAAACCCGCGCTGCTGCCCGGCGACGAGGTGACGGTGAACGTGATCAAGGAAGGCAAGGATGCGCGCCAGGGCATCGGCTATCTCGACAACGGCACGATGCTCGTCGTCGAAGACGGCGGCCCCTTTATCGGCAAGACGGTGGAGGTCACGCTTTCGTCGCTGCTGCAAACTTCGGCCGGGCGCATGGTCTTCGGCCGCGTCAAGCGCGAGGTGAAAAGTTGA
- the ispF gene encoding 2-C-methyl-D-erythritol 2,4-cyclodiphosphate synthase, giving the protein MSRAFVILAAGTGTRLGGEPKQFRLLGGRPVWKWSVETAWTLHREKLIDRIVLVLPPESALTPPAGVISAAGGASRALSALSALRACEDDEVLLHDAARPFASVKLCRRLIAASTGKNAVAPLLPEANALKKIENGRIEPLDRDDVYITQTPQLFPRAALRELLENASCHDFKDEAELWLRRGETLDFVAGESVNFKVTEGGDWEMAQKIAGEGEVRTGLGYDVHPLVPGRKLILGGIAVDSALGLDGHSDADALAHAAADALLSAAGLPDIGALYPACDKKFKNADSMELLRDAFARVRGEGWRLEWLSAVLTAQTPRLAPWKDAIVRSLETVLGDGRLSVTFKSGERVGPAGDAQAVFVWASATLRR; this is encoded by the coding sequence TTGAGCCGCGCCTTCGTCATTCTCGCGGCGGGAACGGGGACACGCCTCGGCGGCGAGCCCAAACAGTTTCGTCTTTTAGGCGGGCGTCCCGTCTGGAAATGGAGCGTGGAAACGGCGTGGACATTGCATCGGGAAAAGCTGATCGACCGGATCGTGCTCGTCCTGCCGCCGGAAAGCGCGCTGACGCCGCCCGCCGGCGTGATCTCCGCGGCGGGCGGCGCGTCGCGCGCGCTTTCCGCGCTGTCGGCGCTGCGCGCCTGCGAAGACGACGAAGTGCTGCTGCACGACGCCGCGCGTCCGTTTGCGAGCGTAAAGCTGTGCCGGCGTCTGATCGCCGCCTCGACGGGGAAAAACGCCGTGGCGCCGCTGCTGCCGGAGGCGAACGCGCTGAAAAAGATCGAAAACGGACGCATCGAACCGCTCGACCGCGACGACGTTTACATCACCCAGACGCCGCAGCTTTTTCCGCGCGCGGCGCTGCGGGAGCTGCTCGAGAACGCGTCGTGCCACGACTTCAAAGACGAAGCCGAGCTGTGGCTGCGGCGGGGCGAGACGCTCGATTTCGTAGCGGGGGAGAGCGTGAACTTCAAAGTGACGGAAGGCGGCGACTGGGAGATGGCGCAAAAAATTGCCGGCGAGGGCGAAGTCCGTACCGGTCTTGGCTACGACGTGCATCCGCTCGTGCCGGGACGGAAATTGATCCTCGGCGGCATCGCCGTAGACTCGGCGCTGGGGCTCGACGGCCATTCCGACGCCGACGCGCTCGCTCACGCCGCGGCCGACGCGCTCCTCAGCGCCGCGGGGTTGCCGGATATCGGCGCGCTGTATCCCGCATGCGACAAAAAGTTCAAAAACGCCGACAGCATGGAGCTGCTGCGCGACGCGTTTGCGAGAGTCAGGGGCGAAGGCTGGCGGCTCGAATGGCTGAGCGCCGTGCTGACGGCGCAGACGCCGCGGCTGGCGCCGTGGAAAGACGCGATCGTCCGTTCATTGGAAACGGTTCTCGGCGACGGACGGCTGAGCGTGACCTTTAAATCGGGCGAACGCGTCGGCCCGGCCGGCGACGCGCAGGCGGTCTTCGTCTGGGCCTCGGCGACGCTGCGCCGCTGA